Genomic segment of Deltaproteobacteria bacterium:
CTCGCTTAAGGCTGAAAGAAGAACTCAAAAAACAAAAAGAAAAAATGCCGCCCGCTCCTGTGCCCGTCAAGATTAACATTCCAAAAGCTGTGCCTTCGGAAGAAAATAGAATAGAGAAGATTTTAAAACCCCTGGCCCCCGAAAAAATTCAAGCTCCTGTTTCCGAAAAGATACTGATGGAAGACAAAGGAGATGGCGAACCAAAAGTTTTTCAACGACAAGATGTGGGGCGCGAGAAGAAACTGGAAGAGCAAATGTCTTTTACCGAAATGATGAAGGGCTTCATTCTTCCCCCTTTAAGTTTGCTGGATACCCCCGAAAAGCAGCAAGTGACCATCGATGAAGAGTCACTCAAGATGAATTCCAAAATCCTGGAGAAAAAGCTTTTGGATTATGGTGTCGAAGGCCGCGTGACAGAAATTCATCCGGGGCCCGTAGTCACCATGTATGAATTTGAACCTGCTGCCGGCGTGAAAGTATCACGTATTGTGGGTCTTCAAGATGATCTTTCGATGTCGATGGGAGGGCGATCGGTGCGCGTCGTTTCTCATCTTCAGGGGAAAGCAGCCGTGGGGATTGAAATTCCCAATCACGATAGAGAAATTGTTTATTTTAAAGATTTGCTAGTCGATGCCAAGTTTCAAAAATCAGAATCGAAACTCAATCTGGCCTTGGGAAAAGATATTGAGGGATTGCCTTCTTTTTCAGACCTTCAAAAAATGCCGCACCTTCTGGTTGCCGGTGCCACCGGAACGGGTAAATCCGTGGGTTTGAACGCGATGATTCTCTCCATGCTCTTTCGCGCGACACCGGAAGAGGTCCGTTTTATTTTTGTCGATCCCAAAATGCTGGAGCTTTCCATCTATCAAGGCATACCGCATCTTTTATTGCCCGTGGTGACCGATAACAAAAAAGCGGCGGTGTCTCTGCGTTGGGCAGTGGCCGAGATGGAACGGCGCTACAAATTGCTCTCGCATGCCCAGGTGAGAAATATCGCCAGCTACAACAAGAAAATTAGCAGAGGGGAACTGGATCTGCAGGAAGTCATTGAAGCGCCTATTCATGCCGACGCCCAAGCCCTCAAGCATGGTGAGAAACTTCCTTTCATTGTCATCATTATTGACGAATTGGCCGATCTCATGTTGGTCGCCGGTCGCGAGGTGGAAGAATACATCACCCGTCTTGCCCAGATGGCGCGCGCCGCGGGAATCCATCTGATTCTGGCCACTCAACGCCCTTCGGTGGATGTCATCACCGGTGTCATCAAGGCCAACTTTCCTGCCCGTATTTCTTTTAAGGTTTCCTCCGCCCATGACTCCAGAACCATCATCGATACGCGCGGTTCCGAATCTCTTTTAGGGATGGGGGACATGCTCTTCCTTCCACCCGGAGTTGCCAAACTGATGCGCCTGCACGGCGCTTATGTGTCCGATGCCGAAGTAATGCGGGTGGTAGAGCACCTCAAAAAACAAGGTCAGCCGATTTATGATGAAAGTATCTTGAATTTTAACGATACCAAAGAGGAAGATGTTTTTGAAGAAGACATGGATGATGAACTGTATGATCAAGCAGTTTCAGTGGTTACAGAAACCCGCCAGGCCTCAATTTCTATGGTTCAGCGACGCCTACGAATTGGTTATAATCGTGCCGCACGAATGATTGATCGGATGGAGGCGGAAGGCGTAGTAAGTGCGCCTAATGGTTCAAAAGGACGAGAGGTATTGGCAAGGAGTATGGCGGATACATAAGGATGCCGAAGATTTGTTTCTATATTGACGCGGGCCCTTTTTTTAACTTAGTTTAATTTTATGACTAAACTCAATATACACGAAGCAAAAACTC
This window contains:
- a CDS encoding DNA translocase FtsK — its product is MVVSLGLLTFVWGTGVSLARVGGFLQRFFVAFYYKTKSLSVVYYSRLKINLEEYKQKRAARLRLKEELKKQKEKMPPAPVPVKINIPKAVPSEENRIEKILKPLAPEKIQAPVSEKILMEDKGDGEPKVFQRQDVGREKKLEEQMSFTEMMKGFILPPLSLLDTPEKQQVTIDEESLKMNSKILEKKLLDYGVEGRVTEIHPGPVVTMYEFEPAAGVKVSRIVGLQDDLSMSMGGRSVRVVSHLQGKAAVGIEIPNHDREIVYFKDLLVDAKFQKSESKLNLALGKDIEGLPSFSDLQKMPHLLVAGATGTGKSVGLNAMILSMLFRATPEEVRFIFVDPKMLELSIYQGIPHLLLPVVTDNKKAAVSLRWAVAEMERRYKLLSHAQVRNIASYNKKISRGELDLQEVIEAPIHADAQALKHGEKLPFIVIIIDELADLMLVAGREVEEYITRLAQMARAAGIHLILATQRPSVDVITGVIKANFPARISFKVSSAHDSRTIIDTRGSESLLGMGDMLFLPPGVAKLMRLHGAYVSDAEVMRVVEHLKKQGQPIYDESILNFNDTKEEDVFEEDMDDELYDQAVSVVTETRQASISMVQRRLRIGYNRAARMIDRMEAEGVVSAPNGSKGREVLARSMADT